Part of the Streptomyces sp. NBC_01264 genome, GTACTGGCCACCTCCGACCTGCCCGGCGGCGTCGTCAACATCCTGTCCGGCAAGGCCGCCGAGATGGGCCCGCACCTGGCCTCCCACCAGGACGTCAACGCGATCGACCTGGCGGGCGCCGGCGAGGCGCTGGCCAAGGAGCTGGAGATCGCGGCCGCGGACAACCTCAAGCGCGTCCTGCGTCCACAGCCTGTGGACGACTGGAGCGCGGACCCGGGCACGGCGCGCATGACGGCGTTCCTGGAGACCAAGACCGTCTGGCACCCGACCGGGTCGCTGGGCGCGGGCGGGTCTTCCTACTAGAAGCCCTTCCCCCGCATACGGGCCCCGGCAGCGTCCCCCGCGCTGCCGGGGCCTCTTCGTGCCTACGGCTTCGGGAGCACCGGTCCGAGCAGCGAGGAGACCGCCGTGGTGGGCAGCTCGCCGACCGACGGCCCCTGGGTCAGGATCCCCGTGACCATGCCGGTGCCGACGGAGGGGAAATCCGCGACCTTGGTGGCGACGCCGTTGTCGAGGGGGTCCACACCGGTGTGGGCCAGGGGATTCACCTTGAGGTTCGCGATCGGGTTGGAGACGCCCGCCAGGGCCGCCGGAACGTCGAGCTCGCCCGCCTGTGCGCCGCCGACGGCCATCGCCAGGGCCGCGCCGGCCATCGAGAGGGTCAGGCCTGCGGAGCGCAGCGCCTTGGGTTGGGGGGCTTTGGGGGCCGCGTGACGTGCCATGGATTCCCGCCTGTGGGCTCGTGTGGGGACGTAGTCGTGCGCGCACGCAGCGTAGCGATGCGGGCTCGTCCACCGGTACCTCGACTTGGGCGCCATCACTCGTTCGAGGAGATCCCTGGGAGATCGCAGTGAAGGCGACGCATCACGCCGTTACGTTCGCGGCATGAAGGCGCCGACCGAAGTCGAGGAGCCCGGGTACGCTCGGTTCACCTACCGGCTTCGCGTATCGTCGACCGCGCTCGTCAAGCTGTCGGCTGAGTGGGCGCGGTGCCGGTGGGTCTGGAACGAATGCACCGCGCGGTCGAAGAAGAGCCACGCCGAGGGTGAGAAATGCGGTCCGGCCCGGCTGGACAAAATGCTGACCGAGGCCCGCAACCACATCACCTGGTTGGGCGACGGCAGCAGCGTTCCGCAGCAGCAGCTCATCCGGGACTTCGAGAAGTCCCGCGCCATAGCCCTGAAGGACATCAAGGCCGGGTTGCCGATGCGGCAGCGGGCGGGAATGCCCACGTACAAGAAGAAGTACGCGGCCGATCCGAGTCTCAACTACACCCGCCGAGGTTTCCGCATCCGGGACGGCCGTCTCCATCTTGCGGGCGGCATCGCCCTGACCGTGGTGTGGTCCCGGGTTCTTCCGGTGGATCCGTCGTCGGTACGGATCTTCCGCGACAGCCTCGGCCACTGGTACGCGTCCTTCGTCATCCCCGCCGAAGTGCAGCCGCTCCCGGAAACGGGTGCGGTGATCGGGATCGACTGGGGCGTGAAGGAGACCGCGACCACCACCAGTGACGCGCACGACCTCCCCCACGCCGAGTACGGCAAGAAGGCAGCAGCCGGGCTCGCCCGCTATCAGCGGACGATGGCCCGACGGAAGCCGGCGAAGGGCAAGCCCGGGTCGAGGGGCTACCGGGCGGCGAAGAAGCTGACCGCGAAGCTCCACAAGAAGGTGGCCCGGCAGCGGCAGGACACCGGCCGCAAGTGGGCGAAGTCCGTGGTCCGCGATCACGACGCCCTCGCGGTGGAGGACTTCCGGCCGAAGTTCCTCGCCAAGTCGGCCATGGCCCGCAAGGCCGCCGATGCGGCGATCTCCGCCACCAAGCGCGAGCTGATCAATATGGCCCGCAAGCACCAGCACGTTCTGTACCTGGTGCACCCGTCGCACACCACCATGGACTGCGGGCGGCGCGGAGCGAGAGCCAAGCACGCACTGCCGCTGTCGGAACGCACATACGCGTGCACCGCGTGCGGAGCCGTCTCTCCCCGGTACAAGAACTCCGCACACGTGATGCTCGTCCGGGCAGGACTCGACCCGGCTGGCGCTGATCGTGGAAGACCTGCCGGCCCGCCGGGCCGCCAGGCTGCGTGAGCCAGGATTCCCCGTCTTTTGTCTTTGGGAGGGGGAGGAGTCAAACTGTTGTTCCGTGAGCTGTTCCTCTCCTTTGCCTACGCGTGTCGTCCTGCTGACCGGGCCCTCGGGCTCCGGCAAGTCCTCGTTGGCGGCCCGTTCCGGGTTGCCCGTGCTGCGCCTGGACGACTTCTACAAGGACGGCGACGACCTCACCCTCCCGCGGGTCGAGGGCAGCGCCGACATCGACTGGGACTCCCCGCTGTCCTGGGACGCGGAGGCGGCCGTGGCCGCGATCGCCGAGCTGTGCGCGGCCGGGCGGACCGAGGTTCCGGTCTACGACATCGCCACCTCCTCGCGGACCGGCACCGAGGCGCTGGACATCTCCCGCACCCCGCTGTTCATCGCCGAGGGGATCTTCGCGGCGGACATCGCGGTGCGGTGCCAGGAGCTGGGGCTGCTGGCGGACGCGATCTGCCTGCGCGGGCGGCCCAGCACCACCTTCCGGCGGCGCCTGGCCCGTGACCTGCGCGAGGGCCGCAAGTCGGTGCCGATGCTCCTGCGACGCGGCTGGCGGCTGATGCGGGCCGAGCGGGGCATCGTGGCCCGGCACACCGCGCTGGGGGCTCACGCCTGCGGCCGCGACGAGGCGCTCGGCCGCCTGGCCGCCGCCGCTGCGGGGCGTCACCGGGCCGCGATCCCGGCGTAGCGGCAACGTGAAAAGGCGGGACCCCGCGGACCCCCGGCCGCGTGATCCCGCCTTTTTCCCCCGTGGCCCCCGTCCCACCCCCGCAGGACGGGCCCCCTGGCCCGATGGTCTTTGTGTACCGGCCGCCGTTACGCGACCAGGTCCTCGAAGGACTCCGCCTCGTCGCGGCCGAAGCTCAGCGCCTCGTCCTCGCGCATGCGGCGCAGGGAGCGCCAGATGCTCGACTTCACCGTGCCGACGCTGATGCCGAGGATCTCCGCGATCTCCGGGTCCGTTCGGCCCTCGTAGTACCGGAGCACCAGCATCGTGCGCTGCGGCTCCGGGATGCGGGTGAGCGCCTGCCACAGCACGGCGCGCAGCTCCGTACCGCCCATGGCGTCCGTGTCCGAGGCCGTCTCCGGCAGCTCTTCCGTCGGGTACTCGTTGAGCTTGCGCCGGCGCCAGGCGCTGATGTGCAGGTTCGTCATCGTGCGGCGCAGGTACCCGCCGACGGCGGCCTTGTCGCTGATGCGGTCCCAGGCGCGGTACGTGGAGAACAGCGCGGTCTGCAGCAGGTCCTCGGCCTCGTAGCGGTCGCCGGTCAGGTGGAAGGCCGTCGCGTAGAGGGCGGCCCGCCGCTCCTGGACGTACGCCGTGAACTCGGCTTCGTTGGAGGAGTCCGGGACGTCCGCGGAGCCCGGCGTGCGCTGGGCGGGGACGGAGGGGCGCTCGTAGGTCTTCGCGTCGATGGCCACCACGTGCGCCGGCCGCCGGGAAGGGGCCGTCGCCGTACGGATTGCCGTGCGGCGGTTCACATCGTGCAGCCGCGTGACAATCGCGCTGGTGTTGAGGCTGTGCAGCGTGTTCATCTCGCGCCCCCCGTCGTGGAGTCTGTCTGGTCCGTTGCCTAGAAGACTGCCCGGCCGACATAACCGGGGTGTCCTTCGACTGTCACAGGCCTGTCACAGGGTCCGGGTGGGGCGGGGTCGGGGCCGCGGCGGGATTGGAGGCCCCCGGAGGTCGAAGTCCCGCGGGGCGATGGGACAGAATGAGCGCGTGCCTTTCCTGTTGCTCATCGAGGACGACGACGCCATCCGCACGGCCCTCGAACTCTCCCTGTCACGCCAGGGCCACCGTGTGGCCACCGCGGCGACGGGCGAGGACGGCCTCAAACTGCTGCGCGAGCAGCGGCCCGACCTGATCGTGCTCGACGTCATGCTGCCCGGCATCGACGGCTTCGAGGTGTGCCGGCGCATCCGCCGCACCGACCAGCTGCCGATCATCCTGCTCACCGCGCGCAACGACGACATCGACGTGGTCGTCGGCCTGGAGTCGGGAGCCGACGACTACGTCGTCAAGCCCGTGCAGGGGCGGGTGCTCGACGCCCGCATCCGGGCGGTGCTGCGCCGCGGCGAGCGCGAGTCCACCGACACCGCGGTCTTCGGCCCGCTGGTCATCGACCGCTCCGCCATGACGGTGACCAAGAACGGCGAGGACCTCCAGCTCACCCCGACCGAGCTGCGGCTGCTCCTGGAGCTCAGCCGCCGTCCCGGCCAGGCGCTCTCGCGCCAGCAACTGCTGCGGCTGGTGTGGGAGCACGACTACCTCGGTGACTCGCGCCTCGTCGACGCCTGCGTGCAGCGGCTGCGCGCCAAGGTCGAGGAAGTGCCCTCGTCGCCGACCCTGATCCGTACCGTGCGGGGCGTCGGCTACCGGCTGGACTCCCCGCAGTGATCCGAGCCCTGTTCGCGGGCCGGCGCTGGACCAGCCTGCGGCTGCGGCTCCTCGTCGTGTTCGCACTGGTCGCGCTGACGGCCGCCGTCTCCGCGTCCGGGATCGCTTACTGGCTCAACCGCGAGGCCGTCCTGACCCGGACCCAGGACGCCGCCCTCGGCGACTTCCGGCAGGAGATGCAGAACCGGGCCGCGGCCCTGCCCGCCGACCCGACGCAGGAGGAGCTGCAGCACACCGCCGAGATGATGGCGGGCAGCAGCCCCGGCTACAGCGTGCTGCTGGTCGACGAGAAGAACGGCCGCAAGGTGTCCGGTACGGCCGGTCCCGACGCCTTCTCGCTGGCCGACGTACCGAAGTCGCTCCAGCACGCCGTGGACGACCGGCAGAAGACCACCTCGGCCAACGACGCCGCGTACCACGTGTACTGGCAGCGCACGAAGCCGAACGGGAACCCGTACCTGGTCGGCGGCACCCGGATCGTGGGCGGCGGCCCGACCGGCTACATGTACAAGTCCCTCGCCCAGGAGCGCGACGACCTCAACGCCCTGGCCTGGTCGCTGACCATCGCCACCGGGCTCGCACTGCTCGGGTCGGCGCTGCTCGCGCAGGCCGCCGCCCGTACGGTGCTGCGGCCCGTGCAGCGGCTCGGCGACGCGGCGCGGCGGCTCGGCGAAGGGGAGCTGGACCACCGGCTGGAGGTGTCGGGGACGGACGAACTCGCCGACCTGGCCCACACCTTCAACAAGACGGCGGAGGCGCTGGAGAAGAAGGTCGCCGACATGAGCGCGCGGGAGGAGTCCAGCCGGCGGTTCGTCGCGGACATGTCCCACGAACTGCGCACGCCGCTGACGGCGCTGACGGCGGTCGCCGAGGTGCTGGAAGACGAGGTCGAGTTCCTCGATCCGATGATCGCACCGGCGGTGGGCCTGGTCGTGAGCGAGACCAGGCGGCTGAACGACCTCGTGGAGAACCTCATGGAGGTCACCCGCTTCGACGCGGGCACGGCGCGCCTCGTGCTGGACGACGTGGACGTCGCCGACCAGGTGACGGCGTGCATCGACACACGGGCGTGGCTCGACGCGGTCGAAATCGACGCGGAGCGCGGGATCGTGGCGCGGCTCGACCCGCGGCGGCTCGACGTGATCCTCGCCAATCTGATCGGCAACGCGCTCAAGCACGGCGGATCGCCGGTGCGGGTCTCCATCCGGGTGGAGGGGGACTGGCTGGTGATCGCCGTACGGGACAACGGGCCGGGCATCCCCGAGGCCGTACTGCCGCACGTCTTCGACCGGTTCTACAAGGCGAGCGCGTCGCGGCCGAAGTCGGACGGCAGCGGGCTCGGCCTGTCCATCGCGATGGAGAACGCGCACATCCACGGCGGCGACATCACCGCGGAGAACGGGGCGCAGGGCGGTGCGCTGTTCACGCTGCGGCTGCCGGTGGACGTGGGGAAGGTGATCGCCGGTGGTGGCGACGACGAGGCGTAGGGCGGCGGAGCGCGGGACGCCGGGGAGCGGGACCGTGCTGCGCGGGAGCGCGAGGCGCGGTGTGGTGCTCGGCGCGACGCTCGGTACGACGGCCGTCGTGGTGGCCCTGGGCCTGTTGTCCCTGGGCGTCCTGACGGGCTGCGGGATCCGGGCGACCACCGTGCCGGTGGACGTGGGACCGGCGCCCTCGCGGGTCTCCTGCAAGACCCCGGCGGGTACCGCGTCGTCGGGAACGGGCGGAGTGCAGGGCGTCCGGGCCACGGTGGAACTTGTCTGCGGGGCGCAGCTGGTGGGCGTCCAGCGGGTGGTGCCGCTGCCGGAGAAGCAGCCCGCGCGGGACGTGGCGGTGCTCGTCACCCAGGCCCTGCTGGAGATGCTCCAGCGGGAGCCGTCGGCGGAGGAGCGGGAGGCCGGCTTCACGACCGAGGTACCGGCGACGCTGACGGCCTCGGCGCCGCGGGCGGGCGATCCTGCGGGCACGGTGCGGCTGAGCCGCAAGCCCGAGGACCTGCCCCCGGTGGCGCTGTCGCAGCTGGTGTGCACGCTCGCGGAGACCGACGTGCTGTCGGCGGGGCCGGGCCCGGTGGTCCTGGGCGGTCCCGACGCGGATCCGCCGAGGGCCTGGGAGTGCACGGACGCCGTCCGCTCCCGCCCGGAGTCGGTCGCGACCCTGGGCGACGTGGTCCGGCCGACGCCCACTCCGGCGCCCTCGGCTTCCTGACCCGGTACGACGAAGGCCCCCCGAGCAGCGGCTCGGGGGGCCTTGGTACTGCCCGGTGCGTCGCCGGACGGAGTCCGGCGCAGCGGCGCGACGCCCGCGCAGCGGTGCGAGCGGCGCGTGAAGGATCAGATGCCGGCCGCCGCCGCGAGGTCCTTCTTGATCGCGTCCAGGACCTCCTGGCCGCGGGCGCGGGCCGGGAGCAGGTCCGAGGCCTCCGCCACCGGGACCACGACCTCCAGGTAGCACTTCAGCTTGGGCTCCGTGCCGGACGGGCGGACGATCACCCGGGCCTTGTAGTCGCCCTCCAGGTAGTAGCGCAGCCCGTCCGTGGGCGGGAGCGTCGCCGTGCCCTCGTTCAGGTCCTCCGCCGAGGTGACCCGCAGGCCCGCCAGCGAGACCGGGGGCTCCGCGCGCAGCGCCGCCATCGCCGAGGCGATGACCGACAGGTCCTCCACGCGGAACGACAGCTGGTCGGTGGCGTGCAGGCCGTGCTCCATCGCCAGGTCGTCCAGCAGGTCGGTCAGGGTCCGGCCCTGCTCCTTGAGCTCCGAGGCCAGCTCCGCGACGAGCAGGGCGGCCGTGACGCCGTCCTTGTCGCGGACGCCCTCGGGGTCCACGCAGTAGCCGAGCGCCTCCTCGTACCCGTAGCGCAGGCCCTCGACGCGGGAGATCCACTTGAAGCCCGTCAGGGTCTCCTCGTAGCCGACGCCCGCGGCCTCCGCGATCCGTCCCAGGAGGGAGGAGGAGACGATGGACTCGGCGAAGACGCCCCGCGCCCCCTTGTGCACGAGGTGGGCGGCGAGCAGCGCGCCGACCTCGTCGCCGCGCAGCATCCGCCAGCCGGAGGCCGCGGAGGTGTCCGGGACGGCCACCGCGCAGCGGTCGGCGTCCGGGTCGTTGGCGATCACGATGTCGGGGTCGACGCGGGCGGCCGTCGCGAAGGACAGATCCATCGCGCCCGGCTCCTCCGGGTTGGGGAAGGCCACCGTCGGGAAGGCCGGGTCCGGCTCCGCCTGCTCGGCCACCAGGACCGGGGCCGGGAAGCCGGCGCGGGCGAAGGCGGCCAGGACCACGTCCTTGCCGACGCCGTGCATGGCCGTGTAGACGGTCCGCACGCCCCGGGGGGACCCGGGGGTCAGGACGGCGTCGGTGCGGGCCAGGTAGGCCTCCAGGACCTCGTCGCCGAGGTCCTGCCAGCCGTCCTCGGCCCGCGGTACGTCGGCCAGCGCGGCGATCGCGTCGATCTGCGCGGCGATCTCCGCGTCGGCCGGGGAGACGATCTGTGAACCGTCGCCGAGGTAGACCTTGTAGCCGTTGTCCCGGGGCGGGTTGTGGCTCGCGGTCACCTCGACGCCGGCGACGGCGCCCAGGTGCCTTATGGCGTACGCGAGGACGGGCGTCGGCAGCGGACGGGGCAGGACGGCGGCGCGCAGCCCGGCGCCGGTCATCACCGCGGCCGTGTCGCGGGCGAAGTCGGCCGACTTGTAGCGGGCGTCGTAGCCGACGACGACCAGGCCGCCGGCGTGGCCCTGGGCCTTGAGGTAGGCGGCGAGGCCCGCCGCGGCGCGGATGACCACGTTGCGGTTCATCCGCATCGGGCCCGCGCCCAGCTCGCCGCGGAGTCCGGCGGTGCCGAACTGCAGCATGCCGGAGAAGCGGTCCGCCAGCTCGGCCGCGACCTTGGCGTCCGCCGACGCTTCGATGAGCTTCGCGAGCTCGTCGGCCGTCTCCGGGTCCGGGTCCTCGGCCAGCCAGGCCTGCGCCCGTGCGATCAGATCGTCCTGCACGTCCTGCACTACCTCTCGTCGGTCGGTCGGGTCGCTCGTTCAGATCCCGGCGAGGACCTGGGTCAGCAGCTTGCCCATGCGCGAGGCCGAGTCGCGGCCGGCCTGGAGCACCTCTTCGTGGTTCAGCGGCTCGCCGGAGAGGCCCGCCGCGAGGTTGGTGACCAGCGAGATGCCGAGCACCTCGGCGCCGGCCTCACGGGCGGCGATGGCCTCGAGCACGGTGGACATGCCGACCAGGTCGGCGCCCATGACGCGGATCATGTTGATCTCGGCCGGGGTCTCGTAGTGCGGGCCGGGGAACTGCACGTAGACGCCCTCTTCGAGGGTCTCGTCGATCTCCTTGCACATCGCGCGCAGGCGCGGCGAGTACAGGTCGGTGAGGTCCACGAAGTTCGCGCCGACGATCGGCGAGGTGGCCGTGAGGTTCAGGTGGTCGCTGATCAGGACCGGCTGGCCGGGCTTCATGCCCTCGCGCAGGCCACCGCAGCCGTTGGTCAGGACGATGGTCTTGCAGCCGGCGGCGACGGCCGTGCGCACGCCGTGGGCGACGGCGGCGACGCCGCGGCCCTCGTAGTAGTGGGTCCGGCCGAGGAAGAGCAGCGCGCGCTTGTCGCCGATCTTGTACGAGCGGATCTTGCCGCCGTGGCCCTCGACGGCGGGGGGCGGGAAGCCGGGCAGCTCGGTGACCGGGAACTCGGCCTCGGGCGCGCCGAGCGCCTCCGCGGCGGGGGCCCAGCCGGAGCCCATCACGAGGGCGACGTCGTGGGTCTCGGCGCCGGTCAGTTCGCGCAGGCGGGCGGCGGCGGCGTCGGCGGCGGCGAAGGGGTCGGTAACAGATGCGTTCACGCGGAAGAGCGTAGCCGCTCTCGGCCTACGCGCGTAGATGGCACCGCTCACGGTATTCGGATCGTTGCTTTGTCGTTTCCGACCAATTGTCCCGGGCGCCGTGCGCGAGGTGCGCGGGCACCGGCTCAGCAGGGGCGCTTGCGCAGTTCCATCACGTAGTCGTGCGGGGCGCCCGCGGATTCGGCGGCGTCGGCGAGTTCGCCCAGGTAGCGGGCCGAGGGCAGGCCGCCCTCGTAGCCGTTGAGCACGTACACCCAGGCCGCCTCCTCGCCGTCCAGCGTGTGCACGCGCACCCGCATGCGGCGGTAGATGTCGAGCCCGACGCCCTCCCACCGGTCCATGGAGTCCTCGTCGAGCGGGGCCACGTCGTACAGCGCGACGAAGACCTGGTGGCGCGGCGCTTCGACGATCGTCGCCAGCGCGCCCTCCCAGCCCATCTGCTCGCCGCCGAAGGTCAGCCGCCAGTCATTGATCCAGCCCGTTCCGCGCAGCGGCGAATGCGGAGCGCGGCGCGTCATCAGCCGCGGGTCGAGGTTGCCGGCGTACGCGGCGTAGAGCGACATGAGACCGAGGGTACGGGAGGGGCGGCCCGGACAGCGCTCCCGGCAGCGTGGGGGGCCGACGTCCCGGATGGTGGGACCGGGCGTGAAGCACCTTGATGCGTGCGGGACAATGACGTACGGAATGCATCCCCCGGGGAGACCCCCCGGAAGCCCCGGCCGGGGCGGCAGCCGGCCGGGTAGACGTGAGGCGGAGTTTTCGTGACCCGGATCGTGATCATCGGCGGCGGACCCGGCGGGTATGAGGCGGCCCTCGTGGGGGCCCAGCTCGGCGCGGAGGTGACCGTCGTGGACTGCGACGGTCTGGGCGGCGCGTCGGTGCTCACCGACTGCGTGCCCTCCAAGACTCTCATCGCGACCGCC contains:
- a CDS encoding gamma-glutamylcyclotransferase; protein product: MSLYAAYAGNLDPRLMTRRAPHSPLRGTGWINDWRLTFGGEQMGWEGALATIVEAPRHQVFVALYDVAPLDEDSMDRWEGVGLDIYRRMRVRVHTLDGEEAAWVYVLNGYEGGLPSARYLGELADAAESAGAPHDYVMELRKRPC
- a CDS encoding purine-nucleoside phosphorylase — encoded protein: MNASVTDPFAAADAAAARLRELTGAETHDVALVMGSGWAPAAEALGAPEAEFPVTELPGFPPPAVEGHGGKIRSYKIGDKRALLFLGRTHYYEGRGVAAVAHGVRTAVAAGCKTIVLTNGCGGLREGMKPGQPVLISDHLNLTATSPIVGANFVDLTDLYSPRLRAMCKEIDETLEEGVYVQFPGPHYETPAEINMIRVMGADLVGMSTVLEAIAAREAGAEVLGISLVTNLAAGLSGEPLNHEEVLQAGRDSASRMGKLLTQVLAGI
- the afsQ1 gene encoding two-component system response regulator AfsQ1, yielding MPFLLLIEDDDAIRTALELSLSRQGHRVATAATGEDGLKLLREQRPDLIVLDVMLPGIDGFEVCRRIRRTDQLPIILLTARNDDIDVVVGLESGADDYVVKPVQGRVLDARIRAVLRRGERESTDTAVFGPLVIDRSAMTVTKNGEDLQLTPTELRLLLELSRRPGQALSRQQLLRLVWEHDYLGDSRLVDACVQRLRAKVEEVPSSPTLIRTVRGVGYRLDSPQ
- a CDS encoding sensor histidine kinase, encoding MIRALFAGRRWTSLRLRLLVVFALVALTAAVSASGIAYWLNREAVLTRTQDAALGDFRQEMQNRAAALPADPTQEELQHTAEMMAGSSPGYSVLLVDEKNGRKVSGTAGPDAFSLADVPKSLQHAVDDRQKTTSANDAAYHVYWQRTKPNGNPYLVGGTRIVGGGPTGYMYKSLAQERDDLNALAWSLTIATGLALLGSALLAQAAARTVLRPVQRLGDAARRLGEGELDHRLEVSGTDELADLAHTFNKTAEALEKKVADMSAREESSRRFVADMSHELRTPLTALTAVAEVLEDEVEFLDPMIAPAVGLVVSETRRLNDLVENLMEVTRFDAGTARLVLDDVDVADQVTACIDTRAWLDAVEIDAERGIVARLDPRRLDVILANLIGNALKHGGSPVRVSIRVEGDWLVIAVRDNGPGIPEAVLPHVFDRFYKASASRPKSDGSGLGLSIAMENAHIHGGDITAENGAQGGALFTLRLPVDVGKVIAGGGDDEA
- a CDS encoding phospho-sugar mutase, coding for MQDDLIARAQAWLAEDPDPETADELAKLIEASADAKVAAELADRFSGMLQFGTAGLRGELGAGPMRMNRNVVIRAAAGLAAYLKAQGHAGGLVVVGYDARYKSADFARDTAAVMTGAGLRAAVLPRPLPTPVLAYAIRHLGAVAGVEVTASHNPPRDNGYKVYLGDGSQIVSPADAEIAAQIDAIAALADVPRAEDGWQDLGDEVLEAYLARTDAVLTPGSPRGVRTVYTAMHGVGKDVVLAAFARAGFPAPVLVAEQAEPDPAFPTVAFPNPEEPGAMDLSFATAARVDPDIVIANDPDADRCAVAVPDTSAASGWRMLRGDEVGALLAAHLVHKGARGVFAESIVSSSLLGRIAEAAGVGYEETLTGFKWISRVEGLRYGYEEALGYCVDPEGVRDKDGVTAALLVAELASELKEQGRTLTDLLDDLAMEHGLHATDQLSFRVEDLSVIASAMAALRAEPPVSLAGLRVTSAEDLNEGTATLPPTDGLRYYLEGDYKARVIVRPSGTEPKLKCYLEVVVPVAEASDLLPARARGQEVLDAIKKDLAAAAGI
- a CDS encoding RNA-guided endonuclease InsQ/TnpB family protein, whose protein sequence is MKAPTEVEEPGYARFTYRLRVSSTALVKLSAEWARCRWVWNECTARSKKSHAEGEKCGPARLDKMLTEARNHITWLGDGSSVPQQQLIRDFEKSRAIALKDIKAGLPMRQRAGMPTYKKKYAADPSLNYTRRGFRIRDGRLHLAGGIALTVVWSRVLPVDPSSVRIFRDSLGHWYASFVIPAEVQPLPETGAVIGIDWGVKETATTTSDAHDLPHAEYGKKAAAGLARYQRTMARRKPAKGKPGSRGYRAAKKLTAKLHKKVARQRQDTGRKWAKSVVRDHDALAVEDFRPKFLAKSAMARKAADAAISATKRELINMARKHQHVLYLVHPSHTTMDCGRRGARAKHALPLSERTYACTACGAVSPRYKNSAHVMLVRAGLDPAGADRGRPAGPPGRQAA
- a CDS encoding SigE family RNA polymerase sigma factor → MNTLHSLNTSAIVTRLHDVNRRTAIRTATAPSRRPAHVVAIDAKTYERPSVPAQRTPGSADVPDSSNEAEFTAYVQERRAALYATAFHLTGDRYEAEDLLQTALFSTYRAWDRISDKAAVGGYLRRTMTNLHISAWRRRKLNEYPTEELPETASDTDAMGGTELRAVLWQALTRIPEPQRTMLVLRYYEGRTDPEIAEILGISVGTVKSSIWRSLRRMREDEALSFGRDEAESFEDLVA
- a CDS encoding uridine kinase family protein, with translation MSCSSPLPTRVVLLTGPSGSGKSSLAARSGLPVLRLDDFYKDGDDLTLPRVEGSADIDWDSPLSWDAEAAVAAIAELCAAGRTEVPVYDIATSSRTGTEALDISRTPLFIAEGIFAADIAVRCQELGLLADAICLRGRPSTTFRRRLARDLREGRKSVPMLLRRGWRLMRAERGIVARHTALGAHACGRDEALGRLAAAAAGRHRAAIPA